In Deinococcus sonorensis KR-87, a single window of DNA contains:
- a CDS encoding putative bifunctional diguanylate cyclase/phosphodiesterase produces MVFQLAWLLLRWGSANQALWYADLTYLLVIYLSTALTARAAQTADRHRRGTARLLLGAMLMLSAGESVWVYFDLFTQRAPDASMADLCYYAFYLLLGWTLLRQSGAGVRSLSTVATLLDSILVVGVAGLVAWFSFLANVATDSTASALVRVVTLSYPALDLGLLTVILIALRGTRTAGQTLLFAGGLGVYILADLSYAYLNSRGAYASGNWIDVLWTLGTAALAVAGSRPPQTSGAPAPLLNALTRLRQRLAALPYLAVLVSCILLILSMLRPSVATPGVVWGTVVVFGLVMLRQAVAFHENAQLNQQIEQSQAQLRHQAYHDALTGLPNRAMFVERLQLALRRAVPEGLQVSVLCIDLDGFKLVNDSFGHAAGDALLVQASGRMAGLLQDGDTLARIGGDEFILITVRPLGLEDAPAVAAHLNALLSQPFQVGPHQLYLTASIGISTAGLSGGDPAELQRQADLALYQAKSRGKNAYQVFTPELARSVHAREHISRELHFALEREEFSLRYQPQFQGQQLIGVEALLRWHSHVLGDVPPGEFIGVAEDTGLIFAVGEWVLDHACRQAAAWHAAGQPLRVAVNISPRQFARQDFVTLVTAALTRHALPARLLELELTERLVVEDLQGAAAKITQLRQLGVLVSLDDFGGGQSSLSYLMMLPVNALKIDRNFVVNAEQNEAGQRVIQAITTIAHALNLHVVAEGVETAAQLSLVSSLGCEVVQGYLLGAPMSAEALTGGRTLPAPSTA; encoded by the coding sequence GTGGTCTTTCAGCTGGCCTGGCTGCTCCTCCGTTGGGGAAGCGCCAACCAGGCCTTGTGGTACGCCGACCTGACGTACCTGCTGGTCATCTACCTCAGCACCGCGTTGACCGCGCGCGCCGCTCAGACCGCGGACCGTCACCGGCGGGGCACCGCCCGGCTGCTGCTGGGGGCCATGCTGATGCTCAGTGCCGGGGAGAGCGTGTGGGTGTACTTCGACCTGTTCACCCAGCGCGCGCCCGACGCCTCCATGGCCGACCTGTGTTACTACGCCTTCTACCTGCTGCTGGGGTGGACGCTACTGCGTCAGTCGGGCGCCGGGGTGCGGTCGCTGTCGACGGTGGCCACGCTGCTGGACAGCATTCTGGTGGTGGGCGTGGCCGGGCTGGTGGCCTGGTTCTCCTTCCTCGCGAACGTGGCGACCGACAGCACCGCGTCCGCCCTGGTCCGGGTGGTGACGTTGTCGTACCCGGCGCTGGACCTGGGGCTGCTGACCGTGATCCTGATCGCCCTGCGGGGAACACGCACGGCGGGCCAGACCCTGCTGTTCGCCGGTGGGCTGGGTGTGTACATCCTGGCGGACCTGAGTTACGCGTACCTCAACAGCCGGGGCGCGTACGCTTCCGGCAACTGGATCGACGTGCTGTGGACGCTCGGAACGGCGGCGTTGGCGGTGGCCGGCTCGCGGCCCCCCCAGACCTCCGGTGCCCCGGCACCGCTCCTGAACGCCCTCACGCGTCTGCGGCAGCGTCTCGCGGCGCTGCCGTATCTCGCGGTGCTGGTGTCCTGCATCCTGCTGATCCTGAGTATGCTGCGGCCCTCGGTGGCGACGCCTGGGGTGGTGTGGGGCACCGTGGTGGTGTTCGGACTGGTGATGCTGCGTCAAGCCGTGGCGTTTCACGAGAACGCCCAGCTGAACCAGCAGATTGAACAGAGCCAGGCGCAGCTGCGTCACCAGGCCTACCATGACGCGCTGACCGGCCTGCCCAACCGGGCGATGTTTGTGGAGCGGTTGCAGCTGGCCTTGCGGCGGGCCGTTCCGGAGGGCCTGCAGGTGAGCGTGCTGTGCATTGACCTCGACGGATTCAAACTGGTCAATGACAGTTTCGGCCATGCGGCAGGCGACGCCCTGCTGGTGCAGGCCAGCGGCCGCATGGCGGGCCTGCTGCAGGACGGCGACACGCTGGCCCGCATCGGGGGCGATGAGTTCATCCTGATCACCGTCAGGCCGCTGGGTCTGGAGGACGCCCCGGCCGTGGCCGCGCACCTGAACGCGCTGCTCAGCCAGCCGTTCCAAGTGGGTCCGCATCAGCTGTACCTGACCGCTTCGATCGGCATCAGCACCGCCGGCCTCAGCGGAGGGGACCCCGCTGAGCTTCAGCGGCAGGCGGACCTGGCGCTCTATCAGGCGAAATCCAGGGGCAAGAATGCGTATCAGGTGTTCACGCCGGAACTGGCGCGCAGCGTGCACGCGCGCGAGCACATCAGCCGGGAACTTCACTTCGCGCTGGAGCGAGAAGAGTTCTCGCTGCGCTATCAGCCGCAGTTTCAGGGGCAGCAGCTGATCGGTGTCGAAGCGCTGCTGCGGTGGCACAGCCACGTGCTGGGCGACGTGCCTCCGGGCGAGTTCATCGGGGTAGCCGAGGACACGGGCCTGATCTTCGCGGTGGGCGAGTGGGTGCTCGACCACGCCTGCCGACAGGCGGCGGCCTGGCATGCTGCAGGGCAGCCGCTGCGGGTGGCGGTGAACATCTCCCCGCGGCAATTCGCGCGCCAGGATTTCGTGACCCTGGTCACGGCGGCCCTCACGCGTCACGCGCTGCCGGCACGGCTGCTGGAGCTGGAGCTGACCGAACGGCTGGTGGTGGAGGACCTGCAGGGCGCTGCCGCCAAGATCACCCAGCTCCGGCAGCTGGGTGTCCTCGTGTCACTTGATGATTTTGGCGGAGGTCAATCCTCGCTGAGCTACCTGATGATGCTGCCGGTCAATGCGCTCAAGATCGACCGCAACTTCGTCGTGAACGCCGAGCAGAACGAGGCGGGCCAACGGGTGATTCAGGCGATCACCACCATCGCCCACGCGTTGAACCTGCACGTGGTGGCCGAAGGTGTGGAAACGGCCGCTCAGCTGTCGCTCGTGTCGTCGTTGGGATGCGAGGTCGTGCAGGGGTACCTGCTGGGAGCGCCGATGTCCGCCGAAGCGCTGACCGGAGGGCGGACACTTCCGGCACCCTCGACCGCCTAA